One genomic segment of Kribbella jejuensis includes these proteins:
- a CDS encoding CDP-alcohol phosphatidyltransferase family protein codes for MPDVEVSDRVWTIPNALSFLRLLGVPLFLWLILGPHADGWALLVLAVSGFTDWADGQIARRMNQTSRLGQMLDPVADRLYIFATVLGLALRDIIPWWLAIALPLRDVLLTLTLPALHRRGFNALPVHFLGKSATFCLLYAFPLLLLGDGDSTLNLLARVIGWAFAIWGTGLYYWAGALYFAQLRHLVQTVKPIKDSAG; via the coding sequence GTGCCGGACGTGGAAGTGTCCGACCGGGTGTGGACGATCCCGAACGCGCTCAGTTTCCTGCGGTTGCTGGGGGTGCCGCTGTTCCTGTGGCTGATTCTCGGGCCGCACGCGGACGGCTGGGCGCTGCTCGTGCTCGCGGTCTCCGGGTTCACCGACTGGGCCGACGGCCAGATCGCCCGCCGGATGAACCAGACCAGCCGGCTCGGCCAGATGCTCGATCCGGTCGCCGACCGGCTCTACATCTTCGCCACCGTGCTCGGCCTGGCGCTGCGCGACATCATCCCGTGGTGGCTGGCGATCGCGCTGCCGCTGCGGGACGTGCTGCTCACGCTCACCTTGCCGGCGCTGCACCGCCGCGGCTTCAACGCGCTTCCGGTGCACTTCCTCGGCAAGTCCGCCACGTTCTGCCTGCTGTACGCGTTCCCGCTCCTCTTGCTCGGCGACGGCGACAGCACCCTCAACCTGCTCGCCCGCGTGATCGGCTGGGCCTTCGCGATCTGGGGCACCGGGCTGTACTACTGGGCCGGCGCGCTCTACTTCGCGCAGCTGCGGCACCTGGTCCAGACGGTGAAACCGATCAAGGACTCGGCAGGGTGA
- a CDS encoding glycoside hydrolase domain-containing protein, with product MYEYVDPFIGTGATDLPTPKGLAATWWWPKPQVGNTHPGAMHPFGMVSACPYSGAYPTGYGLYDFNTEGVPELLYDRPVASGFTHFQQSGTGAIRKYYNYFRVTPMLGPLDDLGTTWDLLEEVAEPGYYAATLSSGVHCELTVGPKSAVHRYTFPANDAARIVIDASTGGLAIPHSRTVPLKAHLALLEPGVAQGEIHVEGVPLAVHLEVDAPGWRQLLWYDRRLMPGGTRLDFDYIRPTTLRPFGLIFIGPTRAEQTVEVRLGFSLRGCGTARDNLHADVGRAPATFAGRRERTAAGWRDHLGTVEIKAESDDQATVFGTALYHSMVKPCFAPDESPSWTTEGPYAFDICTMWDIYRTQLPLMTTLFPERSVALAGALLAICEQEGNLPIGYRMAKGADRFSRQGSALAHTFLADLCRLDLPGIDWDWAMVHLEMDLRRTYGEDYLVHGVAHPISHTLDLAYAYHCTAAIADKVRDRPLAQQMRELAKGWQAAYDPGTGLLRDSTFYEGGRWNYSFRLLHDMRARIALAGGDDAFVRLLDRFFGYDAGPVTQPGVAPSVAEMNAGYDLCRFEGLNNEPDYEAPWSYHYAGRPDRTAEVVHAAVANQFGTGRGGLPGNDDSGGLSAWYVWATLGLFPVAGQNLFLISAPAVAESVTRLPAGELSITTTGFEPVEAGGPVSYVQSVAVDGKTLERPWISGRELRRIRHLQIELGPQPSGWGTRVRPPSTSDPAGGVT from the coding sequence ATGTACGAGTACGTCGACCCGTTCATCGGGACGGGCGCGACCGACCTGCCCACGCCCAAGGGCCTGGCAGCGACCTGGTGGTGGCCCAAGCCGCAGGTCGGCAACACCCATCCGGGTGCCATGCATCCGTTCGGGATGGTGTCGGCCTGCCCGTACTCGGGTGCCTACCCGACCGGCTACGGGCTCTACGACTTCAACACCGAGGGCGTGCCGGAACTCCTGTACGACCGCCCGGTGGCCTCCGGCTTCACGCACTTCCAGCAGTCCGGCACCGGCGCGATCCGCAAGTACTACAACTACTTCCGGGTGACGCCGATGCTGGGCCCGCTCGACGACCTGGGCACCACGTGGGACCTGCTCGAGGAGGTGGCCGAGCCCGGCTACTACGCGGCGACGCTGAGCTCGGGGGTGCACTGCGAGCTGACGGTCGGCCCCAAGTCGGCCGTGCACAGGTACACCTTCCCGGCGAACGACGCGGCCCGGATCGTCATCGACGCCTCCACCGGCGGCCTGGCCATCCCGCACAGCCGGACCGTGCCGCTGAAGGCGCACCTCGCGTTGCTCGAGCCCGGGGTAGCTCAGGGCGAGATCCACGTCGAGGGCGTACCGCTGGCCGTGCACCTGGAGGTCGACGCCCCGGGTTGGCGGCAGCTGCTGTGGTACGACCGGCGCCTGATGCCCGGCGGTACGCGTCTCGACTTCGACTACATCCGGCCGACGACGCTGCGGCCGTTCGGGCTGATCTTCATCGGACCGACGCGGGCCGAGCAGACCGTCGAGGTGCGGCTGGGGTTCTCGCTGCGCGGGTGCGGGACGGCTCGCGACAATCTGCACGCGGACGTCGGCCGCGCCCCGGCGACCTTCGCCGGGCGACGCGAACGTACGGCGGCCGGCTGGCGCGATCACCTCGGTACGGTCGAGATCAAGGCCGAGTCGGACGACCAGGCAACGGTCTTCGGCACGGCCCTCTACCACTCAATGGTCAAGCCGTGTTTCGCCCCGGACGAGAGCCCGTCGTGGACCACGGAGGGTCCGTACGCGTTCGACATCTGCACGATGTGGGACATCTACCGCACCCAGCTCCCGCTGATGACCACGCTGTTCCCCGAGCGTTCGGTCGCGCTGGCCGGCGCGCTGCTGGCGATCTGCGAGCAGGAGGGCAACCTGCCGATCGGCTACCGGATGGCCAAGGGCGCCGACAGGTTCTCCCGGCAGGGCAGCGCGCTTGCCCATACGTTCCTGGCCGACCTGTGCCGGCTGGACCTGCCTGGGATCGACTGGGACTGGGCGATGGTTCACCTGGAGATGGACCTGCGCCGGACGTACGGCGAGGACTACCTGGTGCACGGCGTGGCGCACCCGATCAGTCACACGCTCGACCTGGCGTACGCGTACCACTGCACCGCGGCGATCGCCGACAAGGTCCGCGACCGGCCGCTGGCCCAGCAGATGCGGGAGCTGGCCAAGGGCTGGCAGGCGGCGTACGACCCGGGCACCGGCTTGCTGCGTGACTCGACGTTCTACGAGGGCGGCCGGTGGAACTACTCGTTCCGGCTGTTGCACGACATGCGCGCGCGGATCGCCCTCGCCGGCGGGGACGACGCGTTCGTACGGCTGCTCGACCGGTTCTTCGGGTACGACGCCGGACCGGTCACCCAGCCGGGCGTCGCGCCGAGCGTGGCCGAGATGAACGCAGGCTACGACCTGTGCCGGTTCGAGGGCCTGAACAACGAACCCGACTACGAGGCGCCGTGGTCCTACCACTACGCCGGGCGGCCGGACCGGACCGCCGAGGTGGTGCATGCGGCGGTCGCCAACCAGTTCGGCACCGGCCGGGGCGGCCTGCCGGGGAACGACGACTCCGGCGGGCTGTCCGCGTGGTACGTGTGGGCGACGCTCGGGCTCTTCCCGGTGGCCGGGCAGAACCTGTTCCTGATCAGCGCGCCGGCCGTGGCGGAGTCCGTCACGCGGTTGCCTGCGGGCGAGTTGTCGATCACCACCACAGGATTCGAGCCGGTCGAGGCGGGCGGACCGGTGTCGTACGTCCAGTCCGTCGCGGTGGACGGCAAGACGCTCGAACGCCCGTGGATCTCCGGACGAGAGCTGCGACGCATCCGGCACCTCCAGATCGAACTCGGTCCGCAGCCCTCCGGCTGGGGCACCCGGGTGCGGCCACCGTCCACATCCGATCCGGCTGGAGGTGTGACATGA
- a CDS encoding IS1182 family transposase: MAVNVRCGDVDQLMLMPPSVREWLPGDHLAFFVLDTVAELDLAEFFAAYRADGRGGSVYDPAMMLAVLLYAYCTGERSSRRVERRLVEDVAYRVVAANQQPDHATIARFRARHQEAIAGLFGQVLGLCVKAGLVDAGVVAIDGTKIAANASFFANREGKALAKELTAMAEHSQAGQMDPGDLVDAAREVAKAVLAEAAAVDEAEDAEHGDARGDELPVEWAGGRDRRARIRAALDELESQKSRDYESRMAERAKKEAGLGRKLTGPKPKEDAARRSKPRRANTTDPHSRIIAQASKGVMQGYNAQTAATTAQIVVAAEVTATTNDQPHFVPMATAVSENLTDAGHNDGVGAFVADAGYWTAANGTTGVGAEVLIATKKPSWRKADKPDDDKLAVLAKVNRGELSQRKAGEILGVSYTWVRDMTKRYFGNDGQRITRSAEPEPAEWIPVIEQVARGEMSKRAARDELTVSDTRINAMLAHVRGEATDPTVARKTMDTKLADPGNAELYKQRASSIEPVFGNIKHNLRFRRFARRSLPAVHSEWRLICTVHNLLKLQQATPA; the protein is encoded by the coding sequence GTGGCTGTGAATGTGCGTTGTGGCGACGTGGATCAGTTGATGTTGATGCCGCCTTCGGTGCGGGAGTGGCTGCCTGGGGATCATCTGGCGTTCTTCGTGCTGGACACGGTGGCCGAGCTGGATCTGGCGGAGTTCTTCGCGGCGTATCGGGCTGACGGGCGGGGTGGTTCGGTCTACGACCCGGCGATGATGCTTGCTGTGTTGCTGTACGCGTATTGCACTGGTGAGCGGTCTTCGCGCCGGGTCGAGCGGCGTCTGGTCGAGGACGTCGCCTATCGGGTGGTGGCGGCGAACCAGCAGCCCGATCACGCGACGATCGCGCGGTTTCGGGCGCGTCATCAAGAAGCGATTGCCGGGTTGTTCGGGCAGGTCCTTGGTTTGTGTGTGAAGGCCGGTCTGGTTGATGCCGGCGTGGTCGCGATCGACGGCACCAAGATCGCCGCGAATGCATCGTTTTTCGCCAACCGCGAAGGCAAAGCCCTGGCCAAGGAACTCACTGCGATGGCCGAGCACAGCCAGGCCGGCCAGATGGATCCTGGCGATCTGGTCGATGCGGCGCGTGAGGTCGCCAAGGCGGTCTTGGCCGAGGCTGCCGCGGTCGATGAGGCCGAGGACGCTGAGCATGGCGATGCCCGCGGCGACGAGCTTCCCGTCGAGTGGGCGGGAGGCCGGGATCGTCGGGCCCGGATCCGTGCCGCGCTCGATGAGCTGGAGTCGCAGAAGTCGCGCGACTACGAGTCCCGGATGGCTGAGCGCGCGAAGAAGGAGGCCGGGCTGGGACGAAAGCTGACCGGCCCCAAACCCAAGGAAGACGCCGCTCGGCGCTCGAAGCCGCGGCGGGCCAACACCACCGATCCGCACTCGCGGATCATTGCTCAGGCGTCGAAGGGTGTCATGCAGGGCTACAACGCCCAAACAGCTGCCACGACTGCTCAGATCGTGGTCGCGGCCGAGGTCACCGCAACCACCAACGATCAACCCCACTTCGTGCCGATGGCCACCGCGGTGAGCGAGAACCTGACCGACGCCGGACACAACGACGGGGTCGGGGCGTTCGTGGCCGATGCCGGTTACTGGACGGCTGCGAACGGCACCACCGGTGTTGGTGCCGAGGTGCTCATCGCGACGAAGAAACCCTCATGGCGCAAGGCAGACAAGCCCGACGACGACAAGCTCGCGGTCCTGGCCAAGGTCAACCGTGGCGAGTTGTCACAACGCAAGGCCGGCGAGATCCTCGGTGTCTCCTACACCTGGGTGCGGGACATGACCAAGCGGTACTTCGGAAACGACGGGCAACGCATCACCCGAAGCGCCGAACCCGAACCCGCCGAATGGATCCCGGTCATCGAACAAGTCGCCCGCGGGGAGATGTCCAAACGCGCCGCCCGCGACGAGCTCACCGTCTCCGACACCCGCATCAACGCAATGCTTGCCCACGTCCGCGGCGAAGCCACCGATCCAACGGTCGCCCGCAAAACGATGGACACCAAACTCGCCGACCCCGGCAACGCCGAACTCTACAAGCAACGGGCCTCGAGCATCGAACCCGTGTTCGGCAACATCAAGCACAACCTCCGATTCCGGCGCTTCGCCCGCCGCAGCCTTCCGGCCGTGCACAGCGAATGGCGCCTCATCTGCACCGTCCACAACCTCCTCAAACTCCAACAAGCCACCCCCGCCTGA
- a CDS encoding glycosyltransferase — MTRRLVIVVRADPVICGHSGEARCLAEVALTRGFDDVRIVTWPLAALEAAGLPLKPLDRVLPYSPGITVERPGPVGDYRVPDGRYLSGLIGRLVELFTDGVPTVAMSLYLSPHAIAVQEAVQVARRIGPAQVTTIAEAVGSDITNVVRDCVDSGRFGAAAHILSVYLAADHCVAVSEYTRDLIVASAETLDGIHGTTFAQQCRERIAISYPAVDSWSYLSLTEDGVAETLARRGLSRDGYVLFLSRIASAKGVDDLIDAYAGSRSAERVQLVLAGRGPQEDEVVARVAAAGLGERVRVLTDVDDAEKPALMAGSAAFVLPTREQPEFVETFGIALVEKALAGGGPIITCATGGVPEAVGDTALLVPQHDPATLRTVLDEVICDWTSDQRAAAERRARAHALQFDRAVVFDRLFAALTEPPAVPVA, encoded by the coding sequence ATGACCCGCCGCTTGGTGATCGTCGTCCGCGCGGACCCGGTGATCTGCGGACACTCCGGTGAGGCCCGGTGCCTCGCGGAGGTCGCGCTGACCCGCGGGTTCGACGACGTACGGATCGTGACCTGGCCGCTGGCTGCGCTGGAGGCGGCCGGGCTGCCGTTGAAACCACTCGATCGTGTGCTGCCGTACAGCCCTGGCATCACCGTGGAGCGGCCCGGTCCGGTCGGTGACTACCGGGTCCCGGACGGGCGCTACCTGTCCGGGCTGATCGGGCGGCTGGTCGAGCTGTTCACCGACGGCGTGCCGACAGTGGCGATGTCGCTCTACCTGAGTCCGCACGCGATCGCCGTACAGGAGGCCGTTCAGGTGGCGCGCCGGATCGGGCCCGCACAGGTCACCACGATCGCTGAGGCGGTGGGGTCCGACATCACCAACGTCGTACGCGACTGTGTGGACAGCGGCCGGTTCGGGGCGGCGGCGCACATCCTGTCGGTCTACCTGGCGGCGGACCACTGCGTGGCGGTGTCGGAGTACACCAGGGACCTGATCGTTGCCTCGGCGGAGACCCTCGACGGCATCCACGGTACGACGTTCGCGCAGCAGTGCCGGGAGCGGATCGCGATCTCGTACCCGGCGGTCGACTCGTGGTCGTACCTGTCGCTCACCGAGGACGGCGTCGCCGAAACGCTCGCCCGGCGTGGGCTCTCGCGCGACGGGTACGTGCTGTTCCTGTCCCGGATCGCGTCGGCGAAGGGCGTCGACGATCTGATCGACGCGTACGCCGGCTCGCGGTCGGCCGAGCGGGTCCAGCTGGTGCTTGCCGGGCGCGGGCCGCAGGAGGACGAGGTGGTGGCGCGGGTCGCGGCCGCGGGTCTGGGTGAGCGGGTGCGGGTGCTGACCGACGTGGACGATGCGGAGAAGCCGGCGCTGATGGCGGGGAGCGCGGCGTTCGTGCTGCCCACGCGCGAGCAGCCGGAGTTCGTCGAGACGTTCGGGATCGCGCTGGTCGAGAAGGCGCTGGCGGGCGGCGGGCCGATCATCACCTGCGCGACCGGCGGCGTACCGGAGGCGGTCGGCGACACGGCCCTACTGGTGCCACAGCACGACCCGGCCACGCTGCGGACCGTACTCGACGAGGTCATCTGCGACTGGACCTCCGACCAACGAGCCGCAGCCGAGCGGCGCGCGCGAGCCCACGCGTTGCAATTCGACCGGGCAGTGGTGTTCGATCGCCTCTTCGCCGCCCTCACCGAACCGCCCGCCGTTCCGGTCGCGTGA
- a CDS encoding GNAT family N-acetyltransferase: MQVIEETQVRVVPANEVPWEDLQAVLGTADAGQCQCQRFKIRGWIWRDSTLDERMTRLQEQTACGTPDAPSTSGLVAYVDGEPAGWVAVEPRTAYPKLRTSRIPWTDRNEDKDDESVWSVTCMVVRKGFRGRGLTYHLARATVDHARTRGARALEAYPMLTQPGKTITWGELHVGPHQAFEEAGFHQLTHPTLRRTVMRIDFP, translated from the coding sequence ATGCAGGTGATCGAGGAGACACAGGTTCGGGTCGTACCGGCCAACGAGGTGCCGTGGGAGGACCTGCAGGCGGTGCTCGGTACGGCGGACGCGGGGCAGTGTCAGTGCCAGCGGTTCAAGATCCGCGGGTGGATCTGGCGCGACTCCACGCTCGACGAGCGGATGACCCGGCTGCAGGAACAGACCGCGTGCGGCACCCCGGACGCCCCGTCGACGAGTGGCCTGGTCGCGTACGTCGACGGCGAGCCGGCCGGGTGGGTCGCGGTCGAACCACGCACGGCGTACCCGAAGTTGCGGACGTCACGGATCCCGTGGACCGACCGCAACGAGGACAAGGACGACGAGAGCGTCTGGTCGGTGACGTGCATGGTCGTCCGCAAGGGCTTCCGCGGCCGTGGTCTCACCTACCACCTGGCACGAGCCACGGTCGACCACGCCCGCACCCGCGGCGCCCGAGCCCTGGAGGCCTACCCGATGCTCACCCAACCCGGCAAAACCATCACCTGGGGCGAACTCCACGTCGGCCCCCACCAAGCCTTCGAAGAAGCCGGCTTCCACCAGCTCACCCACCCCACCCTCCGCCGCACCGTGATGCGCATCGACTTTCCCTAG
- a CDS encoding VOC family protein, translating to MHRSRVSTFLIDAHHDDVQAATTFWSKALGVRTSSPEGEPQFISLHDAVPGYVTAIQSIDGESRYHLDIETDNVPAEVARLTALGAVEVAQWQGCHTLRAPGGHLLCVIPVHSNPQYFEQHATVWESE from the coding sequence ATGCATCGCAGCCGTGTCTCCACCTTCCTGATCGACGCCCACCACGACGACGTGCAGGCCGCCACCACGTTCTGGTCGAAGGCTCTCGGCGTGCGTACGTCGTCACCCGAGGGCGAGCCGCAGTTCATCAGCCTGCACGACGCGGTCCCCGGCTACGTCACCGCGATCCAGTCGATCGACGGCGAGTCCCGCTACCACCTCGACATCGAGACCGACAACGTACCCGCCGAGGTCGCCCGGCTGACCGCGCTCGGGGCGGTCGAGGTCGCGCAGTGGCAAGGCTGCCACACACTCCGCGCCCCGGGCGGCCACCTGCTCTGCGTCATCCCCGTCCACAGCAACCCCCAGTACTTCGAACAACACGCGACCGTCTGGGAGAGCGAATGA
- a CDS encoding DUF881 domain-containing protein, with amino-acid sequence MSLLNNLMAHPIDEGYAVAARTRSNSGGTPVRSRHRIMLVIAAAVLGFLLAIAAAQNYRAAPEAEKQRKELIDRINQADDRLNELRTHQSQLSDEVRGLQASGLSNDSTGAAVQQKLDDLELQAGAIAVTGPGIKAVIDDAKNADAKEGRLLDVDLQQLVNGLWTSGAEAISVNGHRLTSLTAIRGAGSAITVDYSSLTPPYTVLAIGDTATMPARFAQSSGGQWVQYLVSNFDVRMTITTEDSLLVPADATIALRYAKVKPR; translated from the coding sequence ATGTCACTGCTGAACAACCTGATGGCGCACCCGATCGACGAAGGGTACGCCGTCGCCGCCCGGACCCGGTCGAACTCCGGCGGCACCCCGGTCCGCTCCCGGCACCGGATCATGCTGGTGATCGCCGCCGCGGTCCTCGGCTTCCTGCTCGCGATCGCCGCCGCGCAGAACTACCGCGCCGCGCCCGAGGCGGAGAAGCAGCGCAAGGAACTGATCGACCGGATCAACCAGGCCGACGACCGGCTGAACGAACTGCGCACCCACCAGTCGCAGCTGTCCGACGAGGTCCGCGGGCTGCAGGCGAGCGGGCTGAGCAACGACAGCACCGGCGCGGCGGTGCAGCAGAAGCTCGACGACCTCGAACTGCAGGCCGGCGCGATCGCGGTCACCGGCCCCGGGATCAAGGCGGTCATCGACGACGCGAAGAACGCCGACGCCAAGGAGGGCCGGCTGCTCGACGTCGACCTGCAGCAGCTGGTGAACGGGTTGTGGACCTCCGGCGCGGAGGCGATCTCGGTGAACGGTCACCGGCTCACGTCGCTGACCGCGATCCGCGGCGCGGGCAGCGCGATCACCGTCGACTACAGTTCGCTGACCCCGCCGTACACGGTGCTCGCGATCGGGGACACCGCGACCATGCCGGCCCGGTTCGCGCAGAGCTCGGGCGGGCAGTGGGTGCAGTACCTGGTGAGCAACTTCGATGTCCGGATGACGATCACGACGGAGGATTCCTTGCTGGTGCCGGCCGATGCGACGATCGCGTTGCGCTATGCGAAGGTGAAGCCGAGATGA
- a CDS encoding YciI family protein has product MKFLVLIYGNPESRAVWDSLTDEQKKEGMAGYAALHAELAERQELVASESLDDPGLTKQVLIRDGKPLTTDGPFAEVKEQLAGFYLLDCDSMDRAVDIVAKIPEAPFSVVEVRPVRDLSAYS; this is encoded by the coding sequence ATGAAGTTCCTCGTACTGATCTACGGCAACCCGGAGTCCCGTGCGGTCTGGGACTCGTTGACCGACGAACAGAAGAAGGAAGGCATGGCGGGGTACGCCGCTCTGCACGCCGAGCTCGCCGAACGGCAGGAACTGGTGGCGTCGGAGTCGCTCGACGACCCGGGCCTCACCAAGCAGGTGCTGATCCGCGACGGCAAGCCGCTGACCACCGACGGCCCGTTCGCCGAGGTGAAGGAACAGCTGGCGGGCTTCTACCTGCTGGACTGCGACTCGATGGACCGCGCGGTCGACATCGTCGCGAAGATCCCGGAGGCGCCGTTCAGCGTCGTCGAGGTCCGGCCGGTCCGTGACCTCAGCGCGTACAGCTGA
- a CDS encoding RNA polymerase sigma factor: MLEDLLREQAPQVLGALVRRYGDFDACEDAVQEALLAASLQWPADGVPANPRSWLITVASRRRIEVLRSEAARTRREETVASWTPQEPASSEDDSLTLLMLCCHPDLTPQSQVALTLRAVGGLTTGEIARAFLVPEATIGQRISRAKAKLQGAVFAMPPAAEQPERLAAVLHVLYLIFNEGYTASSGTSLHRVELSAEAIRLTRLLHAQLPAEGEVAGLLALMLLTDARRPARTTAAGALVPLPEQDRTLWDAASIAEGIELIEATLRTAPVGRYQLQAAIAAVHDSAASADETDWREILMLYELLESTAPGPMVTLNRIVAVAMVHGPAAGLRLLDDVDPALRDHHRLAAVRAHLLELAGDAAAAREAYELAARLTQSTPEQVYLLGRAASLGASAAPS, from the coding sequence ATGCTCGAGGACCTGCTCCGCGAGCAGGCGCCGCAGGTGCTGGGCGCACTCGTCCGGCGCTACGGTGACTTCGACGCGTGCGAGGACGCCGTACAGGAGGCGTTGCTGGCGGCGTCCCTGCAGTGGCCGGCCGACGGCGTACCGGCGAATCCGCGGAGCTGGCTGATCACGGTCGCGTCCCGGCGGCGGATCGAGGTACTGCGCAGCGAAGCGGCCCGCACGCGGCGCGAGGAGACCGTCGCGTCGTGGACTCCCCAGGAGCCGGCGTCGTCCGAGGACGACTCGCTGACGTTGCTGATGCTGTGTTGTCACCCGGACCTCACGCCGCAGTCGCAGGTGGCGCTCACCTTGCGCGCCGTCGGTGGACTGACCACCGGCGAGATCGCCCGCGCCTTTCTGGTGCCTGAGGCAACGATCGGGCAACGGATCAGCCGGGCGAAGGCGAAGCTCCAGGGCGCGGTGTTCGCGATGCCGCCGGCCGCGGAACAGCCCGAGCGGCTGGCCGCCGTACTGCACGTGCTGTACCTGATCTTCAACGAGGGTTACACAGCCTCGTCCGGTACGTCGCTGCACCGGGTCGAGCTGTCCGCGGAGGCGATCCGGCTGACCCGGCTGCTGCACGCGCAGTTGCCGGCCGAGGGTGAGGTGGCGGGGCTGCTGGCGTTGATGCTGCTCACGGACGCACGCCGGCCGGCCCGGACAACGGCCGCCGGTGCGCTCGTGCCGCTGCCGGAGCAGGATCGGACGTTGTGGGACGCGGCGTCGATTGCCGAAGGCATCGAGTTGATCGAGGCGACGTTGCGCACGGCACCGGTCGGGCGGTACCAGTTGCAGGCGGCGATCGCGGCCGTCCACGACTCGGCCGCGAGTGCCGACGAGACGGACTGGCGCGAGATCCTGATGCTGTACGAACTCCTGGAGTCGACGGCACCCGGGCCGATGGTGACGCTGAACAGGATCGTCGCGGTCGCGATGGTGCACGGACCGGCCGCTGGGTTGAGGTTGCTCGACGACGTGGACCCCGCGCTGCGCGACCATCATCGATTGGCGGCGGTACGCGCCCACCTGCTCGAGTTGGCCGGGGACGCCGCGGCTGCTCGGGAGGCGTACGAGCTCGCCGCGCGACTCACCCAGAGCACTCCCGAGCAGGTATATCTGCTGGGTCGCGCGGCTAGCCTGGGAGCTTCGGCCGCCCCCAGCTGA
- a CDS encoding class I SAM-dependent methyltransferase, giving the protein MTELAATFKQQAVAQAYRHRPPYPDEVFERLLDLITDAPRRVLDIGAGEGALARPLAPRVEHVDAIDFSQPMVDAGKQRPGGDHPNLSWQVNPIETADLNGPYALVTAGASIHWMPWEQTFARIVPQLTPNAQLVVIEHGAVDEPWLGELIPIIERHSRKKNYDPKFDVVDAIVERGLLDLTGRVRTTPVSYPQTVAGYIERLHSTSSLARDLMPADEAASFDASVAEALRPYAKDGVLQLQIQAELSWGRPKLPG; this is encoded by the coding sequence ATGACGGAACTCGCGGCGACGTTCAAGCAGCAGGCGGTTGCGCAGGCATACCGGCATCGGCCGCCGTACCCGGACGAGGTGTTCGAGCGCCTCCTCGACCTGATCACCGACGCACCGCGGCGGGTGCTCGACATCGGCGCGGGCGAGGGCGCCCTCGCCCGGCCGCTCGCGCCACGGGTCGAGCATGTCGACGCGATCGACTTCTCCCAGCCGATGGTCGACGCCGGCAAGCAGCGCCCGGGCGGCGACCACCCGAACCTCAGCTGGCAGGTCAACCCGATCGAGACCGCCGATCTCAACGGCCCGTACGCCTTGGTGACGGCCGGCGCCAGCATCCACTGGATGCCCTGGGAGCAGACGTTCGCCCGGATCGTCCCGCAGCTGACCCCGAACGCCCAGCTCGTCGTCATCGAACACGGCGCGGTGGACGAGCCTTGGCTGGGGGAGCTGATCCCGATCATCGAGCGGCACTCCCGCAAGAAGAACTACGACCCGAAGTTCGACGTCGTCGACGCAATCGTCGAACGGGGCCTCCTCGACCTGACCGGCAGAGTGCGCACGACGCCCGTCAGCTACCCGCAGACGGTCGCCGGCTACATCGAGAGGCTGCACTCGACCTCCAGCTTGGCGCGTGACCTGATGCCCGCCGACGAAGCCGCGAGCTTCGACGCGAGTGTGGCGGAGGCGCTCCGGCCTTATGCGAAGGATGGTGTGCTGCAGCTGCAGATCCAGGCCGAGCTCAGCTGGGGGCGGCCGAAGCTCCCAGGCTAG